AGAAGAGGTGATGTCTTGCCTTCGGTGGTGCTTAGTATCATATAATATAAATTAAATGTTCCATCCAGCTTTGATATACAGCTCAAATAACACAGGCAGAAAATAAATGAGATTTGCATCCACATTGGTAAAAAGTTACATCTATTATTTAGCAACCATTTACACATAATGTATTCCATTTAGACATCATAGTAGTTTGCACACACAATGAGCATATTTCCATAATCACCCTAGATAGTccgagtatatatatatataccaagtCAAACCCAATCAGGCTTCTGTTAGCGACGTTAGCGTGGGTGATGTCACATGATGAGCAGGATGGGTATTAGACGATGGTAAATAAGAAGTCCTTGGTATCGACTGTCCCGATTTGGGTGATGTTTTGCTTTTCAAGTGGTGCTTTTCTGGATGGCGACCCGACTTTCGGTGGGTCGGTTTATCGATGTGATGATTCGGGTGGTGGGGCCGGTGGTGGCTGTGCAGGTGACCATTTTGCACTTGCGGTTGGTGGGTTGTTGGCGATAGCAGCGCCCCTATTCCGGGTGAGATGTTGCCCTTGGAAGATATTGCAGTGGGAATGCTATGTGATTGTCTGATGGGATCGGCAACAGGGGAGTGATTGGTGTTACCGTTGTTGTTAACATTGACATTATTTACATGATTGTGGCTACGGCATAGATGGCCGTCTATCAAGTCTCTGTCTTGAACTGAACTGGTGGGATTCTCGTAGAGGTGTACATTAGGAATCCGTCCATTGCAAGGGAGTGAAGATGATGACATTGCCATCCTACTGTATGCATCTCCCTTTTGTGCATTTTctgtaaagtaagaaaaacaataaaaattagATTGTTAAATTAGTTGGTAAAATACAAGCCTACTTTTCAAAGTTGGAATGAATCTTGGCATCACTCTCTGAgatattgaaaaaatacatttacagACATGCATAGAAAGAAATTCCAAATTTCAATTTGGTTCATTGTTTTTAAGTCGACCTTCCCAGATACTCTGATCACTTTgaaataaatcaacattttagtCCTAAGACACGAGTTATTTACCTTAAATATTTCCTTAAATTTTTAATTGTATTCCCAAAAGATTTGACCTTGACCGAGTTACTTGTATTCAATTGTGACGGTTAATAAGAAAGCAATCTTACCATGAGGTAAGTTAAAGCTGCTAGGTGACGTGCATCGTCCCTCTGGTGATGACATTGAGGTATAGGAATGGCAGCACTGGGGCGGTGGGTGATTGCTCCTACGATAATTGTGTCTATTGACCGGTGAGGCTGTCTGGCTACCCAGACCCTCATCCGAGTTTGTCAAGAGTCTTTCTCTCTGCAACCTATCCCTGGTTGCCTCATCCATAAACACATCTTCATCGTCCTCCTCCTCGATCTCCCCCTCCTCACCGTCACTTCCCCCTTTCCTGGAGGGATGCAAACGTCCTCCAACCCCATGGTGAAGGTACATGTGTTTATTGATTGCACTGTCCAATGAGCGGCCTGTAGCGTTGCAGCACGGTAAGGCAGAAAGCTGACCGCGTCTTTCTAAGGTGGTGCGATCAGCTTCACTGATGGAATCCGAGGGGCAGTACCCCTCCATACCGTTTTGATGAGGCCCATCTGAAAGTACAGACCAATATACAATTCAATAATGCTGACAAGAAATGTTCTGTTCATAAAATTGGGTTCATGAAGAAGTTCAAATTCCTTGCAAGGTTCAAGTATTAATGAAATACCTACTCACTACCAACAACCTCTATAGAGTTTTAACCAAGTGCTAACATATGCAATACAATATTCTGGAGATGCATGCATACCTTGAATACTGCAGTGATGAGGGGGGCATGGCGCTATTTCAGGTGGCTCTATGACTTTGGTCTCACTAGGAAAGATGGCTGCCATTCGCACCTGATTGGCAAACCTGAAGGTACTGAGTTTATTCACTGGTCCATCTAGAGAATCGCAGTCACTCGCATTGTCATCTTGGTACTTGTCTGTTGCTATAAATACAATGAACACAAAGAGTTTAGATTCACAACTGTTGCTTGCGTGGCCGGCATACATAACATTCTAATAATTATCCCATGACATTGATCAATCCTTTCTCTCTGTGATTCATAGATGGTGTATCCCATCATATTGAGAAATTGTTTATGCTATGTGTATGTTACCTTATCTCTCCCACTTCAAcaaattctttctttattctctaTTTACATCGGTTCACATACATAACTTTAtaatccccctctctctcacacataTCTGTTCCTATACAGTTTATATACACCTCCAATCTATTTCCGTTTCTGTCTGTGTGTCTCTCTCAACCTGTCATCATGATGCTGTCTATGAAACACCCAGTACATTGTTCATATCTTTCTTGCTACATACCTGCACTTGAGACCCCACTGCTTGTCTCTTGATGAATGGTACCTTCTGAGGATCCATTGAGGGTGGAGCTAGGAATCTCTGGTGGGACTACGTGATGAGATGATTCTTCAACTGTCAAAACAGATAACAGGTATAAGTAAAACATCTTGAGAGTACAAGGCGTAATGTGGATTaatccattgaaaaaaaaaacatcttgctCTTTTGGATCACATCGTTGATACAGGCTGCAGTAGATAACCAAATTTTTTTGGCAAATTTCCCAGTGTGTTGAGAACCGAAGTTGAAATTTTAAATATCTTCTACCAACACAAAATTTCATGATCGTATctcaaatattaatttttaatcaGAGGATATCCTctcacaaaatttgaaaatattaagtCAATGTCCTTTTTCAACTATCCCCTCCTATTGACGGCTTATTCACCAATCACCAAAAGCAAAATTAAAGTCAGACCCAAGAGCAAAAAGTAAGCTTTAAAATGTAGATTACAATCATCTTGATATCCCTGACAAATTGCACATTTGTTGCACAATCTTTGGTGTTTATTTCTTTCCAACTTCTGGTAGACTTACCTCTATATCTCCTTGTTCGTTTGCGAGTGTGATAGATAATGACAACCCAGATGAGTGATGTACCCAGTATACAGCAAATGACGACTACAATGATGATACTGGTTGTGGTCATATTCCATATGGTACCAGATTCtaaatggaaatattttttaaagtcattaCAATAAACATAATCAAAAGAGGCTTGGTAGGCATAACTACTGTCCAATTACATCATATGCtccaagtgaaaaaaaaaaccaacctCTGCATTTATCGAAATTTAGATTTAGTGATGAGAGACTACAGTTTTGTGTTGGGATAAATTACCAACAATAGactgaaatgaaaatgtatgtttttttttaatctcaaatATACAACTCAGAAGATATTGGGTGAACTTATATAGTAACAATCATTTGATCTGGATGGTTTCTATTAACAACTATGTTACGAAATCATTTACAACAAGACCAATTACAATATCGAAGGAAGGGAACTTACTTTTAGTCACAACAAGCTTTGCACTGTCTGTTCGTGTGCCTAAAGAATTTGTGGCCTCACATGTGTACCTGCCACCGTCCCTGCCTGCTGCATTCATGATGATCAGGTAACGATCAAAGTCAGTCAGGTGCATGCCATCAGATAATGTGAAAGGCTCATCATCCTTGAACCACCTGATACTAGGACGAGGACTTCCCTCAACGTTACATTCCATGACAGCTGGTTCTCCAACCTCAATAGTCAGGTCCTTCATTTGACTGGTGAACAGAGGTGGCTCAAGAACAGTCAGAGTAGCATTGCTGCTGATGGTGCCTGCAGCGTTGAGGGCAGTACACGTGTACACACCAGTGTCGCTCATCTGGACGTTGTCGATGTAGAACTCTGCAAGCTCAGTCTTGACCTTGATGCGGCGTTGGCGGGCGGCCGGAAAGTTGATGCCTCCATCCTTCTGCCAGGCAATCTTTGGGGTGGGATGACCTGTGGCTGCACAAGGGAGTTCAGCGATTCCTCCAACACGTACACTGACATGGCTTGGTGTGACGGTGAATGATGGGAAAACTGTAGAGAGAATAAAGGTGAAATCACGTtagtttttttattaattataaaatgACAT
This genomic interval from Lytechinus pictus isolate F3 Inbred chromosome 3, Lp3.0, whole genome shotgun sequence contains the following:
- the LOC129257329 gene encoding leucine-rich repeats and immunoglobulin-like domains protein 3 isoform X1, which gives rise to MFSLSFFPRLIYSELSRNELTTVDSLVFSGLESLEELSLSRNQLTDLMDGAFYGLNAIQQLELDGNELTTISRRWLFGLKSLLHLTVAHNRINETEASGWEFCPNLEYLDLSHNRLTTLETEGETVGESGGPAAQGTNGGAAGSVGVPPWPPLLRELYINHNRITQVADGAFIQLNLLQVLDLSDNVIAWTVEDMTGAFDGLESLLRLGLANNNINSIARRAFTGLTNLQSLDFAGNAITTVENNAFEGMPQLNQLLVNSSSMVCDCQMAWFPVWVKENNLGEGVDGRCAHPDDLQGMDIFSVDPEVFTCDDRLKPFIIREPETTVSLKNDNVSLICTAGSTSDVPVTLLWKKDKAIMEDANAIYFERLNPNGVNEYTSVLSLSHIKEENQGRYQCIISNEFGVTYSKKARVTVHIFPSFTVTPSHVSVRVGGIAELPCAATGHPTPKIAWQKDGGINFPAARQRRIKVKTELAEFYIDNVQMSDTGVYTCTALNAAGTISSNATLTVLEPPLFTSQMKDLTIEVGEPAVMECNVEGSPRPSIRWFKDDEPFTLSDGMHLTDFDRYLIIMNAAGRDGGRYTCEATNSLGTRTDSAKLVVTKKSGTIWNMTTTSIIIVVVICCILGTSLIWVVIIYHTRKRTRRYRVEESSHHVVPPEIPSSTLNGSSEGTIHQETSSGVSSAATDKYQDDNASDCDSLDGPVNKLSTFRFANQVRMAAIFPSETKVIEPPEIAPCPPHHCSIQDGPHQNGMEGYCPSDSISEADRTTLERRGQLSALPCCNATGRSLDSAINKHMYLHHGVGGRLHPSRKGGSDGEEGEIEEEDDEDVFMDEATRDRLQRERLLTNSDEGLGSQTASPVNRHNYRRSNHPPPQCCHSYTSMSSPEGRCTSPSSFNLPHENAQKGDAYSRMAMSSSSLPCNGRIPNVHLYENPTSSVQDRDLIDGHLCRSHNHVNNVNVNNNGNTNHSPVADPIRQSHSIPTAISSKGNISPGIGALLSPTTHQPQVQNGHLHSHHRPHHPNHHIDKPTHRKSGRHPEKHHLKSKTSPKSGQSIPRTSYLPSSNTHPAHHVTSPTLTSLTEA
- the LOC129257329 gene encoding leucine-rich repeats and immunoglobulin-like domains protein 3 isoform X2, with the translated sequence MDGAFYGLNAIQQLELDGNELTTISRRWLFGLKSLLHLTVAHNRINETEASGWEFCPNLEYLDLSHNRLTTLETEGETVGESGGPAAQGTNGGAAGSVGVPPWPPLLRELYINHNRITQVADGAFIQLNLLQVLDLSDNVIAWTVEDMTGAFDGLESLLRLGLANNNINSIARRAFTGLTNLQSLDFAGNAITTVENNAFEGMPQLNQLLVNSSSMVCDCQMAWFPVWVKENNLGEGVDGRCAHPDDLQGMDIFSVDPEVFTCDDRLKPFIIREPETTVSLKNDNVSLICTAGSTSDVPVTLLWKKDKAIMEDANAIYFERLNPNGVNEYTSVLSLSHIKEENQGRYQCIISNEFGVTYSKKARVTVHIFPSFTVTPSHVSVRVGGIAELPCAATGHPTPKIAWQKDGGINFPAARQRRIKVKTELAEFYIDNVQMSDTGVYTCTALNAAGTISSNATLTVLEPPLFTSQMKDLTIEVGEPAVMECNVEGSPRPSIRWFKDDEPFTLSDGMHLTDFDRYLIIMNAAGRDGGRYTCEATNSLGTRTDSAKLVVTKKSGTIWNMTTTSIIIVVVICCILGTSLIWVVIIYHTRKRTRRYRVEESSHHVVPPEIPSSTLNGSSEGTIHQETSSGVSSAATDKYQDDNASDCDSLDGPVNKLSTFRFANQVRMAAIFPSETKVIEPPEIAPCPPHHCSIQDGPHQNGMEGYCPSDSISEADRTTLERRGQLSALPCCNATGRSLDSAINKHMYLHHGVGGRLHPSRKGGSDGEEGEIEEEDDEDVFMDEATRDRLQRERLLTNSDEGLGSQTASPVNRHNYRRSNHPPPQCCHSYTSMSSPEGRCTSPSSFNLPHENAQKGDAYSRMAMSSSSLPCNGRIPNVHLYENPTSSVQDRDLIDGHLCRSHNHVNNVNVNNNGNTNHSPVADPIRQSHSIPTAISSKGNISPGIGALLSPTTHQPQVQNGHLHSHHRPHHPNHHIDKPTHRKSGRHPEKHHLKSKTSPKSGQSIPRTSYLPSSNTHPAHHVTSPTLTSLTEA